A section of the Paenibacillus aurantius genome encodes:
- a CDS encoding dihydrodipicolinate synthase family protein — MNIQPENTMNKGVWPTMITPFTDSNEVDYAALEQLVEWYIRQGVNGLFAVCQSSEMFFLTLEERRQIARFVVEQAKGRVPVIASGHVSDSIVDQITELQMMASTGVQAVVLVSNRLAAAEDSDDVWKANAEKLLQEVPDIPFGLYECPYPYKRLLPPELLGWCADTGRFQFLKDTCCDTEQIGRKLNAVRNRPLQLYNANSATLLESLKLGVHGYSGIMANFHPDLYVRLLEIHDRLPEEAERLQAFLGLASVIENQLYPVNAKYYLQLEGLPVGLHTRTKNKALLTYSNCREVEQLYALTQQYREQYEHLKKGSV; from the coding sequence ATGAATATTCAACCGGAGAATACGATGAACAAGGGCGTATGGCCAACGATGATTACGCCCTTTACCGATTCGAATGAAGTCGACTACGCTGCCCTGGAGCAGCTCGTGGAATGGTATATCCGGCAGGGGGTGAACGGGCTGTTTGCCGTCTGCCAGTCAAGCGAAATGTTCTTTCTCACCTTAGAGGAGCGCCGGCAGATCGCCCGCTTCGTGGTCGAACAGGCAAAAGGCCGCGTTCCCGTCATCGCTTCCGGCCATGTGTCGGACTCGATCGTGGATCAGATCACGGAGCTGCAGATGATGGCTTCCACCGGAGTACAGGCGGTAGTGCTTGTTAGCAACAGGTTGGCCGCGGCGGAAGATTCCGATGATGTCTGGAAGGCAAATGCGGAGAAGCTGCTGCAAGAGGTGCCGGATATTCCCTTCGGTCTCTACGAATGCCCTTACCCTTACAAGCGGCTGCTCCCCCCGGAGCTGCTGGGGTGGTGTGCGGATACGGGACGGTTTCAGTTCCTGAAGGATACGTGCTGCGATACGGAGCAGATCGGACGTAAGCTCAATGCCGTAAGGAACCGTCCTCTGCAGCTATACAATGCCAATTCGGCCACCTTGCTGGAATCGCTAAAGCTCGGGGTACATGGATACAGCGGCATTATGGCCAATTTTCACCCCGACCTGTACGTCAGGCTGCTTGAAATCCATGATCGCCTGCCCGAAGAAGCGGAACGGCTGCAAGCTTTTCTCGGGCTGGCCTCCGTTATTGAGAATCAGCTATACCCGGTGAACGCCAAATATTATCTGCAGCTGGAGGGCTTGCCGGTCGGGCTGCATACCCGGACCAAGAACAAGGCGCTCCTGACCTATTCGAACTGCCGGGAAGTGGAGCAGCTATATGCCTTGACCCAGCAGTATCGTGAGCAATACGAGCACTTGAAGAAGGGGAGCGTGTAA
- a CDS encoding phytanoyl-CoA dioxygenase family protein yields the protein MTIQQKTERLAPLSEAQVKQYHEQGYFVMKNGCSHDLIDTYNAHIHSIRSAEVLEEWAKPRKGKEAVNDKDRFSVRLFNPHLHDGFSLQMMKLPVVRGVLAQVLGDEACGVQSMYFYKEPGSPGQAAHQDYYYIRNEPNTLTAAWVAMEFTNEENGCLWVIPGTHRLGLLPHGAVKNLKEHEAWTNEVEGIDLSQEIPAVLEKGDILFFDSLLIHSSTRNRSERWRRSYVCHYIRHDSTIEREDLKRKISLV from the coding sequence ATGACCATCCAGCAGAAAACAGAACGATTGGCGCCGCTTAGCGAGGCTCAAGTTAAGCAATATCACGAGCAGGGATATTTCGTCATGAAAAACGGGTGCAGCCATGATCTAATCGACACCTATAACGCTCATATCCACTCCATACGTTCCGCTGAAGTGCTTGAGGAATGGGCTAAACCGCGCAAAGGAAAAGAAGCGGTCAACGACAAAGATCGATTCTCGGTACGTTTGTTTAACCCCCATCTTCACGATGGCTTTTCCCTTCAGATGATGAAGCTTCCCGTCGTCCGCGGCGTCCTGGCGCAGGTGCTTGGCGACGAAGCGTGCGGCGTCCAAAGCATGTACTTCTATAAGGAGCCCGGTTCTCCCGGACAAGCCGCACACCAGGATTATTACTATATTCGGAATGAACCGAATACGCTTACAGCGGCTTGGGTTGCCATGGAATTTACGAATGAAGAGAACGGCTGTCTGTGGGTTATTCCCGGCACGCATCGGCTGGGGCTGCTGCCGCATGGCGCGGTGAAAAATCTGAAAGAGCACGAAGCATGGACGAATGAGGTAGAGGGCATCGACTTGAGTCAGGAAATTCCGGCGGTGCTCGAGAAGGGAGACATCCTGTTCTTCGACAGCCTCTTGATTCACTCCTCCACGCGTAATCGTTCCGAGCGCTGGCGGCGCTCCTATGTGTGTCACTACATTCGGCACGACTCGACGATCGAACGGGAAGATTTAAAGCGAAAAATTTCTTTGGTATAA
- a CDS encoding excinuclease ABC subunit UvrA, whose product MSEANQEYIVLSGARENNLKNVSLRIPKRKITIFTGVSGSGKSSIVFDTIASESQRLLNENFSMFVRTFLPRFPQPEADAIENLSMAVIVDQKRLGGGSHSTMGTITDISPILRLLFSRVGQPPIGHVNKFSFNDPQGMCPECNGIGRSLGVDLSKALDPSKSLREGAILLPGYSVDGFEWMMLVESGPFDPDKKLKDYTEEELEPLLYGKAKKVATQFGGKTMNITVEGFIEKFTNKYIKRDLKTKSERTQQTVAPFITEGVCPSCRGARLSQAALNCRIQGYNIADLSSMEVGQLIRVIREMDDPAAAPVIRALAERLQHLVDIGLDYLTLDRETDTLSGGESQRVKMVKHLSGSLVDVTYIFDEPSVGLHPRDVHRLNDLLQKLRDKGNTVLVVEHDPDVIRVADHIVDVGPYAGSRGGSIVYEGSFRGLLEADTLTGTHMKRPLELKQACRLPSGKLPIRNATLHNLRDVSVDIPTGVLTVVTGVAGSGKSTLINEIFLHQHPDAVVIDQSAIGVSTRSNPATYTGIMDDVRKAFATANKVNQGLFSFNSKGACENCQGLGVVYTDLAYLDSVKLPCEVCGGRRFKEEVLAYKLNGKSIAEVLEMTVEQALGFFELKEVVRKLQAMSDVGLTYLTLGQPLSTLSGGECQRIKLASELHKKGSIYVMDEPTTGLHMSDIGHLLEIMNRLVDAGNTVIVIEHNLEVISQADWIIDMGPDGGSKGGQVVFEGTPSQIIHAEQSITGSYLK is encoded by the coding sequence ATGAGCGAAGCGAATCAGGAGTATATCGTCCTATCGGGAGCGCGGGAGAACAACCTCAAGAATGTATCCTTGCGTATCCCCAAAAGAAAAATCACGATCTTCACCGGGGTATCCGGGTCCGGCAAGTCCTCGATTGTCTTCGATACGATTGCCTCCGAATCCCAACGCTTGTTGAACGAGAACTTCAGCATGTTCGTCCGCACCTTTTTGCCGCGTTTCCCGCAGCCGGAGGCGGACGCGATTGAGAACTTGAGCATGGCCGTGATCGTGGACCAGAAGAGGCTGGGGGGCGGCTCCCATTCCACGATGGGGACGATTACGGATATCTCTCCCATCCTCCGCCTTCTTTTCTCACGGGTGGGCCAGCCCCCTATTGGCCATGTGAATAAGTTCTCCTTTAATGATCCGCAGGGCATGTGTCCCGAATGCAATGGAATCGGACGCAGCCTGGGCGTCGACCTGAGCAAGGCCCTCGACCCATCGAAGTCGCTGAGGGAAGGAGCCATCCTGCTGCCGGGCTATTCGGTGGACGGGTTCGAATGGATGATGCTCGTCGAGTCGGGACCCTTCGATCCGGATAAGAAGCTGAAGGATTATACGGAGGAAGAGCTGGAACCGCTTCTGTACGGCAAAGCCAAGAAGGTAGCGACGCAGTTCGGCGGGAAGACCATGAACATAACGGTGGAAGGCTTTATCGAGAAGTTTACCAACAAGTACATAAAGCGGGATCTCAAAACAAAGTCCGAGCGAACCCAGCAAACGGTTGCTCCTTTCATCACAGAGGGGGTTTGCCCAAGCTGCCGCGGGGCCAGACTCAGTCAGGCTGCGCTCAACTGCAGAATCCAGGGCTACAACATCGCGGACCTGTCCTCTATGGAGGTCGGGCAGCTCATCCGCGTCATCCGCGAGATGGACGATCCGGCGGCCGCACCGGTCATCCGGGCGCTGGCCGAGCGGCTGCAGCACCTGGTGGACATCGGGCTGGACTATTTGACGCTGGACCGGGAGACGGATACGTTGTCCGGCGGCGAGTCGCAGCGCGTCAAGATGGTCAAGCACCTGAGCGGCAGTCTGGTGGATGTGACCTACATCTTCGATGAGCCGAGCGTGGGCCTGCACCCCCGCGATGTCCACCGGTTAAATGACCTGCTTCAGAAGCTGCGCGACAAGGGCAACACCGTCCTTGTCGTCGAGCATGATCCCGATGTGATCAGGGTGGCGGATCATATCGTCGACGTCGGCCCTTACGCCGGCAGCCGCGGCGGGTCTATCGTGTATGAGGGAAGCTTCCGCGGTCTGCTGGAGGCGGATACGCTGACCGGCACCCATATGAAACGTCCGCTCGAGCTTAAGCAAGCCTGCCGGCTGCCCTCCGGCAAGCTGCCGATCCGAAACGCGACCCTCCACAACCTGCGGGACGTCAGTGTCGACATTCCCACCGGTGTGCTGACCGTCGTGACCGGTGTCGCTGGTTCCGGTAAGAGTACGCTCATTAACGAAATCTTCCTCCACCAGCATCCGGATGCCGTCGTGATCGATCAATCGGCGATCGGCGTGTCCACCCGCTCGAATCCTGCGACTTACACGGGCATCATGGATGACGTGCGCAAGGCGTTTGCAACAGCCAACAAGGTGAACCAGGGGCTGTTCAGCTTCAACTCCAAGGGAGCGTGCGAGAACTGCCAAGGGCTCGGTGTGGTGTATACGGATCTTGCCTACCTGGACAGCGTGAAGCTGCCCTGCGAAGTATGCGGAGGCAGGCGGTTCAAGGAAGAAGTGCTGGCGTACAAGCTGAACGGCAAGTCTATTGCCGAGGTGTTGGAGATGACGGTGGAGCAGGCTTTGGGTTTCTTTGAGCTGAAGGAGGTCGTTCGCAAGCTGCAGGCGATGAGTGATGTGGGCTTAACTTATCTTACCCTCGGCCAGCCGCTCAGCACGTTATCGGGCGGGGAATGCCAGCGCATCAAGCTGGCAAGTGAGCTGCATAAGAAGGGAAGCATCTATGTGATGGACGAGCCGACGACCGGCCTGCATATGTCCGACATCGGTCACCTTCTGGAGATCATGAACCGGCTCGTGGATGCCGGCAATACGGTGATCGTCATCGAGCACAACCTTGAGGTGATCAGCCAAGCGGACTGGATTATCGATATGGGTCCGGACGGCGGCAGCAAGGGCGGCCAGGTTGTGTTCGAGGGGACACCCTCGCAGATCATCCATGCAGAGCAGTCGATCACGGGCAGCTATTTGAAGTAG
- a CDS encoding helix-turn-helix transcriptional regulator, protein MKDRAAEHRLSRLPVTETHAGTVVYSPGGTYGPRVQQDLQLVLLHTGSATIEIDGRRHLLQGGGVALLKPGCQEHFAFSEIGETWHRWIAVTIEREDPAELQSLEGLPFSIPISDQMNTITDMLLTLMNSGSTPADELIKSLGRSAILLYATECERRQTNISKHPAVLQAKDIIHHDYADDLCLEDLAKRVYKTPEHFIRLFRRDEGVTPIQYLWQYRVKQGLALLRNTGLSIGEVADQVGFKTSYHFARTIKRHTGKTPTEYRIASSPVSFTNYRK, encoded by the coding sequence ATGAAAGACAGAGCCGCGGAGCATCGTTTGTCGCGCCTACCTGTTACCGAGACGCATGCCGGTACCGTTGTCTATAGTCCCGGCGGGACCTACGGCCCGCGGGTGCAGCAGGATTTGCAGCTGGTCCTGCTTCATACGGGATCGGCGACGATCGAAATCGATGGCCGTCGGCATCTCCTGCAGGGCGGAGGAGTGGCGCTGTTGAAGCCGGGTTGCCAGGAACATTTTGCTTTTAGCGAGATAGGGGAAACCTGGCATAGATGGATTGCGGTCACGATCGAGAGGGAAGACCCGGCCGAGCTTCAATCGCTGGAAGGCCTGCCCTTCTCGATTCCCATCTCCGATCAAATGAACACGATTACCGATATGCTCCTCACTTTAATGAATAGTGGCAGTACGCCTGCGGATGAGCTGATAAAGTCGCTCGGACGCTCGGCGATCCTGCTTTATGCAACCGAGTGCGAGCGAAGGCAGACCAACATTTCCAAACACCCGGCCGTGCTGCAAGCTAAGGATATCATCCACCACGACTATGCGGACGATCTATGCCTTGAAGATTTGGCTAAGCGGGTTTACAAAACTCCTGAGCATTTTATTCGCCTATTTCGACGGGACGAAGGGGTAACGCCGATTCAATATTTGTGGCAATACCGCGTGAAGCAGGGCTTAGCTTTGCTGCGGAACACGGGATTAAGCATTGGGGAAGTGGCGGATCAGGTGGGCTTTAAGACCTCCTATCACTTTGCCCGGACAATCAAGCGGCACACAGGTAAAACGCCAACCGAATACCGTATAGCAAGCAGTCCAGTATCTTTTACCAACTATCGAAAATAA
- a CDS encoding sialidase family protein, translating into MELKSSLREFLFEDERPFASCHASTVITFPNGDLLVAYFAGSREGVPDVAIWCSRKTDGVWSPPYKVADEEGLVHWNPVLFRKRDGQVVLHYKVGRPIPEWFTRVIVSDDDGKTWSEPAELVPGDRIGGRGPVKNKLIELHDGSWLAPASLEGAGWRVFADLSPDQGATWQMSEQAPIVRSTDDVPAEIRAKHMVRGAGLIQPTAWESEPGKVHMLMRSTAGFIYRTDSNDGGRTWSTCYKTYLPNNNSGIDLAKMEDGTLVLAYNPVGMYKGPRMPLLLSASTDNGETWEELLVLEGDTKTYKLPEGTGEYSYPAVIAESNRIYVTYTWKRQRIVCWSLELEA; encoded by the coding sequence ATGGAGCTGAAAAGCAGCCTGAGGGAATTTTTGTTCGAGGACGAACGCCCGTTTGCTAGCTGCCATGCCTCCACAGTGATTACTTTTCCGAATGGCGATCTGCTTGTCGCCTATTTTGCCGGTTCTCGCGAAGGGGTGCCGGATGTGGCCATCTGGTGCTCGAGGAAGACGGACGGTGTCTGGTCGCCGCCCTATAAGGTGGCGGACGAGGAGGGGCTCGTGCATTGGAATCCGGTGCTGTTCCGCAAGCGGGACGGCCAGGTCGTTCTGCACTACAAGGTCGGGAGGCCCATTCCGGAATGGTTTACGCGTGTCATCGTTTCGGATGATGACGGGAAGACCTGGAGCGAGCCGGCGGAGCTTGTCCCGGGAGACCGGATCGGGGGCCGTGGCCCGGTGAAGAACAAACTGATCGAGCTGCACGACGGCTCCTGGCTGGCACCGGCCTCTCTCGAGGGGGCAGGCTGGCGTGTCTTCGCCGATTTATCCCCCGATCAGGGAGCCACGTGGCAGATGAGTGAGCAGGCTCCGATCGTGAGGAGCACGGACGACGTGCCGGCCGAGATTAGGGCCAAGCACATGGTTCGGGGGGCTGGTCTAATTCAGCCGACGGCTTGGGAATCGGAGCCCGGGAAGGTGCATATGCTGATGCGGAGCACGGCCGGCTTTATTTACCGCACCGATTCGAACGATGGCGGGCGCACCTGGTCGACCTGCTACAAGACGTATCTGCCGAACAACAACAGCGGCATCGATTTAGCCAAAATGGAAGACGGAACACTTGTTCTTGCTTACAATCCGGTTGGCATGTACAAGGGCCCCCGAATGCCTCTGCTGCTGAGCGCCTCTACCGACAACGGGGAAACCTGGGAGGAACTGCTGGTGCTGGAGGGCGATACTAAGACGTATAAGCTGCCCGAAGGGACGGGGGAATATTCGTACCCCGCCGTTATCGCGGAAAGCAACCGGATCTACGTGACCTATACGTGGAAGCGCCAGCGAATAGTCTGCTGGAGTCTGGAGCTGGAAGCCTGA
- a CDS encoding polysaccharide deacetylase family protein — MKLRCIALCVVGLCISSGCSQNNLQRAQQSTPQSLSEQTKIRVESLTPNLAGGLEQNIRKPHPMTLADLRNKYRSTFLLNGPGTKREVALTFDDAPDANFTPQILDVLKRKGVKATFFVVGNRVLAHPDIVKRMVQEGHTIGNHSYNHANLPKLTDAEFRDQITKTDELIRQYTGFTPNIVRPPYGNIAEEQIQWLASQHKKIVNWNVDSLDWKGLSAKQVETNVLAHVHPGSIVLEHAAGGTGEDLSGTVLALPKIIDELRNDGVKLVTIPELLDIPTK, encoded by the coding sequence GTGAAGTTACGCTGCATCGCCCTATGCGTCGTTGGTTTATGTATCAGTTCCGGGTGTTCGCAAAATAACTTGCAAAGAGCACAGCAATCCACACCGCAAAGTTTGTCCGAACAAACTAAAATACGTGTGGAATCCTTAACCCCTAATTTGGCGGGTGGACTGGAGCAAAACATTCGTAAGCCGCATCCCATGACTCTGGCGGACTTGCGAAATAAATACCGAAGCACTTTTTTGTTAAATGGCCCCGGAACGAAACGAGAGGTCGCCTTGACATTTGATGATGCGCCAGACGCAAACTTTACCCCGCAAATACTGGATGTATTGAAACGCAAGGGGGTAAAAGCAACCTTTTTTGTTGTTGGTAACAGAGTGCTGGCCCACCCAGATATCGTAAAACGCATGGTTCAAGAAGGGCATACAATTGGTAATCATTCGTACAATCATGCGAATCTTCCAAAACTAACGGATGCTGAATTTCGAGATCAAATTACGAAGACCGATGAGCTAATCCGCCAATATACTGGATTTACCCCTAACATTGTTAGACCTCCATACGGAAACATCGCAGAAGAACAAATCCAATGGTTAGCGAGTCAGCATAAAAAAATTGTGAACTGGAATGTGGACTCCTTGGATTGGAAAGGCTTAAGTGCTAAACAAGTCGAGACCAATGTTCTTGCGCACGTGCATCCAGGGTCCATTGTTTTAGAGCATGCCGCTGGTGGAACGGGCGAAGATTTATCCGGAACGGTACTCGCGTTGCCGAAAATTATTGATGAGCTTAGAAACGATGGGGTTAAGCTAGTGACGATTCCCGAATTGTTGGATATCCCCACCAAATAG
- a CDS encoding sialidase family protein, producing the protein MNRFDGIIRNHSELANWKEAYLPNLYVSSHAANFLELNNGDLLCVFFSGSEEGAPDCNIVMSRLPAGSDTWTRPIDLSKDLTRSEQNPVLFQTPGGSIWLLHTSYDPGKETEPRVIRRISDDNGYTWSEPEIYFEDNSVETRHPILVLPNGDWLLPCNRLDSLVKISSDQGQSWQEFVVPNSRKRIHMNVIPLRDGSLFAMYRSSESDRIYFSRSSDYGRTWTEPVRSDLPNNHSSTQMIRLLDGRLALVYNPVSMENGDVRWYMKNGKRLQKAVRTPLALAISEEEGKTWPDKHIIQAADDEYWENEMGYSYPSIIQTRDEQLHIAYTYLRKGIKYVRLDKAFY; encoded by the coding sequence ATGAATCGGTTTGATGGGATTATTCGCAATCATTCGGAACTAGCAAATTGGAAGGAAGCCTATTTACCGAATTTATATGTTTCCAGTCATGCTGCAAATTTTCTTGAGCTGAACAACGGAGACTTGCTTTGCGTCTTCTTCTCAGGCAGCGAGGAAGGAGCACCCGACTGCAATATCGTGATGTCCCGATTGCCGGCGGGTTCCGATACGTGGACCAGACCAATAGACTTGTCTAAGGATTTGACTCGCTCTGAGCAAAATCCTGTCCTTTTTCAGACGCCGGGCGGGAGTATTTGGCTGCTGCATACCTCCTACGATCCTGGCAAAGAAACGGAGCCCAGGGTTATACGCCGTATTTCTGACGATAACGGTTACACTTGGAGTGAACCGGAAATCTATTTTGAAGATAATAGCGTAGAAACACGGCATCCGATATTGGTTTTACCAAATGGAGACTGGCTTTTGCCATGTAATCGATTAGACAGCCTCGTAAAGATTTCTTCCGATCAGGGGCAGTCTTGGCAGGAATTTGTTGTGCCCAACAGTAGAAAAAGAATACATATGAATGTAATTCCGCTTCGCGATGGTAGTCTATTCGCTATGTATCGCAGCAGTGAATCGGATCGAATCTATTTCAGCCGATCATCCGACTATGGCCGTACTTGGACGGAGCCTGTACGAAGCGATCTGCCCAATAATCATTCCTCTACACAGATGATTCGTCTTTTGGATGGACGCTTGGCCTTGGTTTACAATCCGGTCAGTATGGAGAATGGGGATGTCCGATGGTACATGAAAAACGGAAAGAGACTGCAAAAAGCCGTACGGACCCCTCTTGCCCTGGCCATATCCGAAGAAGAGGGGAAGACCTGGCCAGATAAACATATTATCCAAGCGGCCGATGACGAGTATTGGGAGAATGAAATGGGATACTCTTATCCATCGATTATCCAAACACGGGATGAGCAGCTTCACATTGCCTACACTTATTTACGTAAGGGAATTAAATATGTACGGCTGGATAAGGCATTCTATTAA